A region of the Phyllopteryx taeniolatus isolate TA_2022b chromosome 9, UOR_Ptae_1.2, whole genome shotgun sequence genome:
GACACACTGTCATTCTTGGGAACTCTTGACACATTGCTACTTAGATGAATGAACCAAGcctgtaggttttttttttttttttttcttgtaatgtgtGAGGAAATCGGAGTATACCTGGAGACCCCCCCTCCAACTAAGCacagggagaccatgcaaatGTCACATAAGAAGGCTGGTACCTGGATTCATGCCCTCAACCTCAGAAACTGTGCTAACCATTTGCTCACCACTGAGCTGCCTCTTCTTTTTCATTGGTATAATAAATGTAACATGTAAGAACTGCTTTTACATTACCAGCTTTAACATCTGTTCATTACTGGTCACAATTTTAGAGACTACAGTATACAGTTTTTCACAATGGCTACAAAGGTTCAAAAGCGCAAACCTCACccggaaaaaaacattgtaaacgGTTAACATGGTCAAACCTAGACAGCGACATTCTGCTAAACCAAGGCGTTTGTTTAACTTATTTTTCAAGGTTTCATTGTGTAACTCGTTAAAGTAACTACTTTTCTCTTCTGGTCGTAGTTAATGTGGTAGTGGCACCACTTAAGAGACTACAGGTGTTTATGGGTGAACCTGACAAAGAATCGTATGCTTAACTGTTAGCATAGAAGAGCACGCATGCATGGACAAACACGCAAGCACCATCGCAACAAATACAGCCAGATTTACACTTCAAAACCGCCATCTGCCGGCCGAACAATGAACATACCCGGGTTTCGTCCTCGGGTAGTAAAACACAGCTTTAACTGTACGGTGTGCATATCACGTCATCTCTTATTATAATACGTTCGACGTGAAGCTATTCATTACCACGACAGCCATAATATCCGCGGTTTTCCCATTCCAGACCTGTTTCGTGCGCTCGAACTGCATATCCCATGAGCCTCTCCGCCCACTGCGCAACTGTGATGACGTACACCATACGCGACGCTGACAGCGAATGGTAACTAATGGACGTAGTTCAACGttaaaaagaaattcaattATGTACGCCAGCGCGTTGTCTGGTTGTGTTACCAATCAGTTCTAAATGCTGTTTAATCCGTTTTGGAAGTGACTTTGTGAATTTAATGCCGACAACTCTCTTGTCCATAACAGTCGTATGTTGTCGATGGTGAGCCAAATCGAAGTATTGACAACATGACTCTACCGGCTTTGCACAACACCGGCGTGCTTTACAGAAGGATTTTATCACAATTCCCCCAAGATATCAGTTTAGCCTTTGCCTATGGATCAGGCGTTTTCAAACAGCAAGGAACCAGCCAAGGTCAAATGGAGGTAACAAGAAACAACTGTACACACAGTTTGTAAACAAGGCACTAATATACCAATATATAGTACCTTTAATACCTTTTACACAAGTCATAATACACCAAGTAGGTGTGcactttttaaattgacttGTTTACCTATAATTTACCAAATAATATAAGAACATGGATTATAAAGCTGTATTGGGCAGGTGCCGAAGGAAGCAAGACATAAAAGCAGGTTTTAAGCAACGGAAGAATGAaggcatgaataaaaacaggttTCATGGATGGAAGTAGTGAATGAATAAAGAAAGGCAGAAAAGAATGTTTAAGCAAAGGAAGGATGTAAGGATGAATGAATAGAAAGAAGGTCtgagggagggaaggaaggagagaaggaaggaaggaaaggatACCAGGAAAAAAGTCTGAGGGGAAAGAAGGCAAGAAAGATGTCGGATAGGAAGGAAGGGGGGAAGTTGGAACAAAGGAAGTAAGGAAGAAAAGTCGCTCTCTTAAAAATAATTAGTTAAGTAAAGATGCAAAATTAAAAAGCAACGCTAAAGGAATTTAGGAAGCCAAGAAGGAAAAgatgccaggaaaaaaaattaaatgtaataaagAAAATGACACCTTTTTCCAAGTGTATACCTACTTTTGGcctactttttacatttaaaaaaaatctgattactGTTGCAGGAGACATGCCAGTGTATTTAGTAAAAGAACAAGCAACATTATACCTCCATAGCCAGTAAAACAGTCTATATACTAATGCGTATGCTTGTTCCCTTTGCTTCAATACCAATGTGATATTCTCTCTTTCAGAAAAATATGATGGACTTAGTGTTTGCGGTGGATGATCCAGTCACTTGGCACACCATGAATTTGCTGCAGAACCGTAAACACTACTCCATACTTAAACTACTGGGACCCGCCATGATCAGTTCCATACAGAGTGACCACGGGGCTGCTATGTACTACAACACGCTGGTGCCGATGGACGGGCGGGTAAGATATGTCATTTTCAGAAATTAagaatcaacaaaaaaaaatccatgcatTTCTTCCTCCTAGATCATCAAATATGGCGTAATTAGTACAGAGTGTATAATTGATGACCTCATGCACTGGAAAACCATGTATGCTGCAGGACGGCTTCACAAACCGGTCAGTATCTTCATTTCCACTACTCTCACTTAAtctttatgtactgtacatggataCAATACGATATATGCAAGGAGTATTAGGGCCTCAATGAACAGGGCAAAAAATACAGTCCAGAAGAGAATGTAGTTAGACATTTTACACaaataagttgtaatattatgacaaaagcacctattttttttttttcccaaaattaaTCCTGAGTCATCATCCTATTATAAGCCtaaagttgtaatgtttcaAGATAAAAACATATTAATACCTTTTAcacaagtcataatattatgacaaaaatgacttattttaaaAGGCTTGTCTTGCTAATACGTTTCTCTCATGAAGTATGAAGttttaatatgaaaacattaaatatacacAAATAGTCATACTGTGACGAGCCTCATTATAATATGtggaaaagttgttttttcttaGTAAATTACAATATTGTCAAAAGCTCAATTtaattaggtagttcaattgaAAAAGTGAATTTAGAGAAGTGTTATgtagagatgcactacacacagtcagagtgaaatattttatgatttaaaaaaaatatatatatatgtataaatttgATGATTACAGCTTTCAGCAAACGAAAACCCTAATttaccatctctagaaactagaatattccgtaacaacaatgaaaattatttttattgaacaaatcaGGCacgaatttgccctctgaaaagcattttccaaagtgtttaatgaatctatataatgtatacGTACTGGAATAAATTTACATTTCTAccattttcaaatttattgagatataCCTGTAGTTGGTTCCAAATCgcaatataacaacaacaattttttttttacatgaataaagacatactacaacaaaaaaagtaacaatgaACATTGAACAaccattgtactttttttttcaactcagaATATTATAACCGTATTCTTGTTACATGATAACATTTTCCCCAAATAttaagattcccccccccccccgaatattctgactttattcgcATCACATTGTGgctcttttcttttaatataaatttttttccccctagagtccctcttttttcttgtaagatagaaatgtttttggaatgttatgACTTTTCTCAGAAGAAACATATTTAGTCTCGTAATTAAATTTTTCatcatttaactttttattttattttcagtgtcGTCGTAATACTCTCATTTTCCCTCGAATAAATGGGCTGCTGtcatgtgtgcatgcatgcgtatGCGCTCCTCTGTAGGTGAAATTGCTGGTGCAGGGCGACAATGGGAAGCTACGTGCCGCTCTAGTGGGAAACCTCAAGAGCGCTGTAACGGCCTCATTCCTTATGCTGCCTGAAAGTTTCAGTGAGGAAGAGCTTTTCCTGCAGATAGCTGGTCTTTCTTATGCCGGTACATGTTTCCAATAATTCTCTGTATAGAGTTGGACTTTTTTAAAGAGTAAGGCCCACCGCACACTACGCGAGGCGGCCAAACGCGACTTATCCGGACAATCGCAAACAACCAACGTGAAAAGTTGGTGGCTCACACCTGCCCGCCTGGCGACTGACCCTGCAACGACGACTCGATAAAATCGATAAAAATCAATTATTCAACATGTTAGGAAGGAATTTCATTATCTGTTTGTCCCTCACTGTGGACACTAGTTGCAGAACAGTTGGGTCGCCTCGttcggtgtgcggcgggcctaaTGCATGTTCacaaaatagataaaaacaTCCACTGCGGTCGCCTTTGTCTGAAGCTGCTCGACTCCTCAGAGTTGTGATCCATCAAGGAAAACATTGTGTTGTGGTCCCTTCAAGGTGATTTCAGGATGGTGATTGGAGAAGATAAATCCAAGGTGGCCAATATCGTCAACGACAACATGGAGCACTTCCGGATTGTCTACAGCAACATCTTACGGGACTGCCCACAAGTAGTTTACAAGCCCCAACAAGGGAAATTGGAGGTACACTCAGATAcataatatttactgtaaattagcATATGTTTGTTAAAGGCTTATGTGTCCATTAATTAATAGTGTGACACATGTTGTACTGAGCTGACACTTTCTTGTGTGGTAgtaaattccacttcctgttctgAGGCTATCATTAAACTTCACCTCTGGCCAAaatgaatattacaagaatcaTACATGAATTACATTGTAATTTTACGACAAAAGCTCTCATTTTCGGAGAATCAAGTCATTATTACTAAGCTGAAGCCATTGTATTAAGAGAAACAGTTACTTTTtctgaataaagtcataatgctATGATAATTTTAGCGTACCATTACGAGAATAAATTCCTAATACTAAAAGAAGAAATGTGTAattttatgtaaataaaatatgaatattacacggattttaaaacactttttgttgcATGAGGCAAGTCGTAATAGTACAACAAAAGCTGTTTCATGAGGCTCAAGTTGTACAGTTACAAGCCTAAAATCATAATATTTCaagaaataatacatatttcatcatgaataaagttgtaatgatATGAGCAAATGTTGTACTACTACAagaatagtagtagtagtacagtaATAAGTAATagaatcatgtttttattttatgtaaataaagtgaatattacaagaatattttttacatatatcaatttgtaataataaagATCTGTCATGTAAAAAGACTTGAAACTAATATTTTAGATGCGTGATTAATTTTATGCAAATGTAGTCAGAATTGTATGAGGTACTACTAcaagcccctccttgagctgtcaccttatcgtggtggaggggttagtgtgtcccaatgatcctaggagctaagttgtctggggctttatgcccctggcagggtcacccatggcaaacaggtcctaggtgagggaccagacaaagcacagctccaaatacccctatgatgacaaacaattcaggaagacgtattcccttgcccggacgtgggtcaccggggccccctctggagccaggcctggaggtggggctcaaagtcgagcgcctggtggccgggcctgcacccatgggtcCCGGcagggcacagcccgaaagggtaacaaaGGCCAAACACAGGATTATCACACATTATCcatcaacaacagcaaaaaagcaaaaaaaaactacattattTTCCCTTActaaaaagacaacattttcaGTATCAAACTAAGTTGTGGTTCATGTAAAGTCATTGAATTTCGTACAGATCGACAAAAGCCCAGAGGGCCAGTTCGTCCAGCTCATGGCGCTGCCTCGCACTCTGCAGCAGAGGATCACCAAGCTGGTGGACCCCCCGGGGAAAAACAGGGACGTGGAGGAGATCCTGCTGCAGATGGCTCAGGACCCTGACTGTGGAGCAATTGTACAGCAAGGTGATGAACGGGACTACGCAGACTAGGGTTACTGTTTGAACTGGGCTGGAGCAAGGGCTTTGagttgaagtgaaaaaaaataataaaaaattggcAACAAATCtggcctttttttaatttttaaaatttaaaaaacaaattttttttgagAATCTGCGACTCCCTCCAGAGCAGGAAATGTTCACCCCTTCtcgtccagactgcaaatgaatggcgcTTGCGCGAAGGCACCACTGGCTAATTTACCTAACCATATACTGTTTGTTATATATGTTCTTCAGGTATCTCCTCTATTGTGAAATCATCCAGTATAACACAGAGTATCAAAGGCATCGCGACTGCCGGTAAGCATCTCTTTCTtgtgttttgttaaacataggctattttagttttgttgttgttgtttataatCATACTTAATGTTGAATACACTTCGGTTTGATCTGTTTCTTCCTCACAGGAATGTGGAAGACTGTGTCGTATAGCTCTAAGAAACTACTAAAGATGTGGAAGGGCTGGAGGAGGAAAAAGTCTGTTTCCCAGACCTCCTGATCCACATTTGTCCCTGGAATCTGTCAATCATCCTTTTGTCTTAAATCATGATGAAGTGGACTtgaacattcacacacactctcctcacattgggcctcattcactaataaatgtgtAGAAATGTTCTCACTCTGCGCGCAAGTTGAGCGTATACGCAAAATCACCGTCAGACTCATGACGTGCGTACCGGCCAATTTTCTTCACACCATTGTGTGTATGTTAATGAATCAGAATTCATACTATATTACTTGCTCGTGCCCGTGACATCCAGTCTGCGTAAACCGCGCCCCTATTTCCCATCTCAGCCAATGTGTGAAGCTTGAAGTCACAACATGGCTGATCCAAAAGTTTGATAACtttctaaatccatccatccatccattttctgagccgcttctcctcactagggtcgcgggcgtgctggagcctatcccagctgtcatcgggcaggaggcggggtacaccctgaactggttgccagccaatcgcagggcacatagaaacaaacaaccattcgcactcacagtcatgcctacgggcaatttagagtctacttTCTAAATCTTTATCCTATATTCAAAAAGTTGGTCACATcagaaagcttgctaaacaccAACCGACAACATATGACAGTCATGTTaatcaaaacatacaaaaagacACTGAACAACCGAGACTGAGCAAACACTGCATACATTGTTTGTATACATAGCAAGGAATAGATATAGCACCACAAAGAGGCATTGTAGTTGATAGAATCCATAACGTTAGTGTTGGAAGTGAAAGAAAATATACACGCCATGTGCGGACCAGAGTACGCCACAATTCAACCATGCCAGCGGCGGCGTGTACTGTGGATTGATGAATATAttcacatttgcacatgcagaatcacagaaaatataaatcaaatttgtCGTTGAGATTAGACAGAATATTGAAGCCATGAAAAAACTCAGAAATGCTAGTGGTCTAATTGTACTTCCTCGTTGGCTGTCATGTCGGgcgagggaaaaaaatacatgtcatACTGTACAAGCGCTTCAATGGGACAAGGGTTAAAGTGATGAGAAGTGTccttttaattgttatttagGACAATAAACCCATTACCAGATTCCTGGTTTGAGTTATTATCTGCAAACTGTTTTTATGAATGACTGTTCTCATACTTTGCgtattttgtgtaaaaaaatgtttgatgtaTTTACGATGGCTGATCCTGTAGTATTTTTGCATATATATGGTCTGAGGAAGTTCTAAATTTGTTCGCGGGGTACGATCAAAAATAAGTACGAACATATTGATAAATCACAGGTTTGTGCGTCAAATGTGCATACACGTTTTAAGCACAAATTTGTCCGTATGCACGGTTGGGAAATGAGCCCCATACTTGTTACCACTCTAAGGTGATAAACAAGGAAATAAACTTGCCCTCAATCtgatctttttttattcttaaaaaccTCAAAATCCCACAAATGTAcacaatatttaataataaacatttgtttgattgtcGCATCATATTTTCTCATCAGTTTAGTACGGCCCTCCgaggaccatccatccattttctgagccgcttctcctcacgagggtcgcgggcgtgctggatcctatcccagctatcattgggcaggaggcgtggtacaccctgaactggttgccagccaattgcaaggcacatataaacaaacaaccacttgcactcacattcacacctacgggcaatttagagttgtcaataccatgcatgtttttgggatgtgggaggaaaccggagtgcccggagaaaacccacgcaggcacggggagaacatgcaccgtgccgcccctcggAGGAccattaacattaaatatcatttcaGCCTTGGAATTCTGCAAGCAATCTATCCTGTTTAATTTCTACTaaatttcctgtgtgtgtgttttcacgtTCTCCctgcgcctgtgtgggttttctccgggtactccggcttcctcccacatttaaaaaaaaatccattttagattaattgaagactccctAAGAAATTATTCTTATcagtcaatgtgagtgtgaatggttgtttgtctatatttacCCTGtggttggctggtgaccagttctggGTATACCCCCCTTCTCGCacaaagtccgctgggatagacttctgctcacctgcgaccctaataaggataagtggtagagaaaatgaatggattgttAATTACTATTAAAATTGCTACATCTGTTCGTTTGCACCCATTAAAATGTTAGTAGTCACCTCTCCCCCCAAAATACTGCACTTTACTGTCAAACTTGCGAACAAAAGCTGTTGTTATTGGTTAcaaatgtcaacatttattaTGACATGCCACACTTTAGCAAACACGTTGGAGTATGACTGTAATTTTTGGGGTAAAAGGCTTCACATGAGATGCTGCATTGCAAACTGTTCAGAAGTCGGAAATGTCCaactttttttcaacctccaagATGTCCAAAAATGAGAAATGTGGCTGACAACCTCAACCAGCCGTATGGTTGAACGTTAACGGAACAATCAAGTCAGTATTctgtaaattactttatttgccAACCACAATTCAAATCGTGATTGATAATCTCGTTTAAAAAAATTCCAACTGTAGGGAACGCGccataaaatatacagtagcagCGGTGACGCCTCAGAGGACGTGACGCAAACTCATTAGCATAATGTATGATGATATCATGGTCTCGCGGCTCCACCAATCAGCGTGCGTCACTTTCACCACCTGCTAGCAACTGAATTCCATCATTCCAGGCATTCCTGccttctccttcctcctcctgctcctcctttTCCTCGTTTACAACCAAGTTGGTAACCGACAGCTCAAGCTACTACTATTGTCCTCCCTCCCACGGAGCCGTTTAGCCGCGGATTAAGCTTCGTATCTCTCTGGAATATACACTTTTCCTCCCCTTACTATTTGTTTCCCAGTGTGTGGACGCTATACTACTGGAAGATACCAAAGTGGCGCTTAAAGGAGGTATGTGCTTCTGAGCGTAAATTTGTCATATTGTGCCTCGCAGATTTGAGATTAAAACGTTTTAACGTGTTGGACACACTGAATCACATTTT
Encoded here:
- the tamm41 gene encoding phosphatidate cytidylyltransferase, mitochondrial isoform X1 codes for the protein MSYVVDGEPNRSIDNMTLPALHNTGVLYRRILSQFPQDISLAFAYGSGVFKQQGTSQGQMEKNMMDLVFAVDDPVTWHTMNLLQNRKHYSILKLLGPAMISSIQSDHGAAMYYNTLVPMDGRIIKYGVISTECIIDDLMHWKTMYAAGRLHKPVKLLVQGDNGKLRAALVGNLKSAVTASFLMLPESFSEEELFLQIAGLSYAGDFRMVIGEDKSKVANIVNDNMEHFRIVYSNILRDCPQVVYKPQQGKLEIDKSPEGQFVQLMALPRTLQQRITKLVDPPGKNRDVEEILLQMAQDPDCGAIVQQGISSIVKSSSITQSIKGIATAGMWKTVSYSSKKLLKMWKGWRRKKSVSQTS
- the tamm41 gene encoding phosphatidate cytidylyltransferase, mitochondrial isoform X2, with the protein product MTLPALHNTGVLYRRILSQFPQDISLAFAYGSGVFKQQGTSQGQMEKNMMDLVFAVDDPVTWHTMNLLQNRKHYSILKLLGPAMISSIQSDHGAAMYYNTLVPMDGRIIKYGVISTECIIDDLMHWKTMYAAGRLHKPVKLLVQGDNGKLRAALVGNLKSAVTASFLMLPESFSEEELFLQIAGLSYAGDFRMVIGEDKSKVANIVNDNMEHFRIVYSNILRDCPQVVYKPQQGKLEIDKSPEGQFVQLMALPRTLQQRITKLVDPPGKNRDVEEILLQMAQDPDCGAIVQQGISSIVKSSSITQSIKGIATAGMWKTVSYSSKKLLKMWKGWRRKKSVSQTS